The following coding sequences lie in one Arachis hypogaea cultivar Tifrunner chromosome 4, arahy.Tifrunner.gnm2.J5K5, whole genome shotgun sequence genomic window:
- the LOC112744784 gene encoding aspartic proteinase 36-like, whose product MMTSVVMLLLLMMMMVFSISAVAATHGGVFSVKYKYAGQQRSLSDLKAHDYRRQLSLLAGVDLPLGGSGRPDAVGLYYAKIGIGTPSKDYYLQVDTGSDIMWVNCIQCKECPSRSNLGMDLTLYDINESSSGKLVPCDQEFCKEVNGGLLSGCTANVSCPYLEIYGDGSSTAGYFVKDVLLYDQVSGDLETASANGSVIFGCGARQSGDLSSSNEEALDGILGFGKANSSLISQLASSGKVKKMFAHCLNGVNGGGIFAIGHVVQPKVNVTRLLPDQPHYSVNMTGVQVGHTFLSLSTDASQQGDKKGTIIDSGTTLAYLPEAIYEPLVSKIITQQPDLKVQTLHDEYTCFQYTGSVDDGFPLVTFYFENGLSLKVYPHDYLFASDNFWCIGWQNSGTQSRDNKNMTLLGDLVLSNKLVFYNLESQVIGWTEYNCSSTIKVRDERTGTVHLVGSHYISSACTLTTNRVMMTLFLIALLHKLIH is encoded by the exons ATGATGACGAGTGTggtgatgttgttgttgttgatgatgatgatggtgtttTCGATTTCAGCTGTTGCTGCCACCCACGGCGGCGTCTTCAGCGTTAAGTACAAGTACGCCGGCCAGCAACGTTCCCTCTCCGACCTCAAGGCTCATGACTACCGCCGCCAGCTCTCCCTCCTTGCCGGCGTTGACCTTCCGTTGGGCGGCTCAGGCCGCCCTGATGCCGTCGG GCTTTATTATGCCAAAATTGGGATTGGGACTCCTTCAAAGGACTATTATTTGCAGGTTGATACTGGGAGTGATATTATGTGGGTTAATTGTATACAGTGCAAAGAATGTCCCAGCAGAAGTAACCTTGGC ATGGACCTTACACTCTACGACATCAACGAATCCTCCTCTGGTAAACTAGTTCCTTGTGATCAAGAGTTTTGCAAAGAGGTAAATGGGGGTCTTCTGTCTGGATGCACTGCTAACGTGTCATGTCCATATCTGGAGATATATGGTGATGGCAGCTCCACTGCAGGTTACTTCGTGAAGGATGTTCTCTTATATGATCAAGTGTCTGGAGACCTTGAAACGGCTTCAGCTAATGGAAGTGTTATATTTGG GTGTGGTGCTAGACAGTCTGGAGATCTAAGCTCATCAAATGAAGAAGCACTTGATGGAATACTTGGATTTGGAAAAGCTAATTCTTCATTGATTTCACAACTTGCTTCTTCTGGCAAAGTGAAAAAGATGTTTGCTCATTGTTTAAATGGAGTAAATGGAGGTGGTATTTTTGCTATTGGGCATGTTGTGCAGCCTAAAGTGAACGTGACTCGATTATTACCAGACCA GCCTCATTATAGTGTCAATATGACGGGGGTTCAAGTTGGCCATACTTTTCTTAGTCTATCAACAGATGCATCTCAACAAGGGGACAAAAAAGGGACAATAATTGACAGTGGCACAACCTTGGCCTATCTACCTGAAGCAATTTATGAGCCACTAGTGTCTAAG ATAATTACTCAACAACCTGACTTAAAAGTCCAGACTCTCCATGACGAGTATACATGCTTTCAGTACACTGGAAG TGTTGATGATGGATTTCCACTTGTCACTTTCTATTTTGAAAATGGACTCTCCTTGAAGGTTTATCCGCATGATTATCTATTTGCTTCT GATAACTTCTGGTGCATTGGTTGGCAAAATAGTGGGACTCAGTCCAGAGATAACAAGAATATGACTTTACTGGGtg ATTTGGTGCTTTCAAATAAACTTGTCTTTTATAACCTTGAAAGTCAAGTTATTGGATGGACCGAGTACAACT GTTCTTCAACCATTAAAGTGAGGGACGAGCGAACTGGCACAGTTCATTTAGTTGGTTCCCACTATATATCTTCTGCTTGCACTTTAACTACCAATCGGGTGATGATGACCTTGTTTCTAATTGCACTTCTTCACAAGTTGATTCATTGA